The following proteins are encoded in a genomic region of Tenebrio molitor chromosome 7, icTenMoli1.1, whole genome shotgun sequence:
- the Gpat4 gene encoding glycerol-3-phosphate acyltransferase 3 isoform X1: MAGILSLVWFVGSVLITPFLMILLCIVFLASIGKSLGVRRLYVKLLLVIFEFGRANIETAQRNAHKNEDSDEDETCSEDVDPPNNNEQRDQLVKQPNGLKKSNNGYVPNGNSVISRDDKLILVPEPPFTILKKDGELSESKEKYKEYDLSSIFDYLKVGMQDIIEDQVTSRFEAEELKNWNLLIRTNRRYEFISWKLTVMWVCGFFVRYFFLFPLRVTICFFGICWMVVSTAVIGCLPDSPVKRWINAKAYIISFRIMARSLTGLIHFHNKEYKPARGSVCVANHTTPCDVLTLSTDNCYSLVCWLTLCTALVGYVKDGEFKQKLNKYVSVVCFGILSNAISSVITYHNEENKPKSGICVANHTSPIDVLILMCDNCYSLIGQSHGGFLGILQRALARASPHIWFERSEVRDRHAVANKLKEHVSNPKNPPILIFPEGTCINNTSVMQFKKGSFEVGSVIYPVAIKYDPKFGDAFWNSSKYSMMQYLYMMMTSWAIVCDVWYLPPMRQNEGETAIDFANRVKSVIAKQGGLVDLVWDGQLKRTKPKKEWRERQQEEFSKRLLN; this comes from the exons ATGGCGGGTATATTGTCACTGGTTTGGTTTGTTGGCTCCGTGCTAATAACACCGTTTTTGATGATTTTGTTATGTATCGTATTCCTCGCATCAATCGGAAAATCATTGGGAGTGCGAAGATTGTATGTTAAACTTCTCCTGGTCATATTCGAG TTTGGCCGCGCCAATATCGAAACCGCGCAAAGAAATGCCCACAAAAATGAAGACAGCGATGAAGACGAGACGTGCAGCGAAGACGTCGATCCTCCTAATAACAACGAGCAGAGAGACCAATTGGTGAAGCAACCGAACGGTTTGAAGAAGTCCAACAACGGTTACGTCCCCAATGGCAATTCGGTCATCAGCAGAGACGACAAATTAATTCTGGTACCAGAACCGCCCTTCACCATTCTGAAGAAGGATGGCGAACTGTCCGAAAGCAAA GAAAAATACAAAGAGTACGATTTGAGCAGCATTTTCGATTATCTGAAAGTCGGCATGCAAGATATCATCGAGGACCAAGTCACGTCGAGGTTCGAAGCTGAAGAACTGAAAAACTGGAATTTATTGATTCGCACAAATAGACGATACGAATTTATATCGTGGAAGCTGACCGTGATGTGGGTGTGCGGATTTTTCGTCCGATATTTCTTCTTGTTTCCGTTAAGAGTGACGATCTGCTTTTTTGGG ATATGTTGGATGGTAGTGAGCACGGCGGTGATCGGCTGTCTCCCTGACAGCCCCGTCAAAAGGTGGATCAACGCCAAGGCCTACATCATATCCTTCCGCATCATGGCTCGCTCCTTGACAGGGTTAATCCACTTCCACAACAAAGAGTACAAGCCGGCGAGGGGTTCGGTGTGCGTGGCTAATCACACCACCCCCTGCGACGTTCTCACTTTGTCCACAGATAACTGTTATTCGTTG GTATGCTGGTTGACTCTGTGTACGGCGTTGGTTGGGTACGTGAAGGATGGCGAGTTCAAGCAAAAGCTAAATAAGTACGTGTCAGTTGTGTGCTTTGGAATTTTGTCCAACGCTATATCTTCGGTTATTACCTATCATAACGAAGAGAACAAGCCGAAGAGCGGGATATGTGTAGCCAATCACACGTCGCCGATCGACGTACTTATATTAATGTGCGATAATTGTTATTCTCTG aTTGGCCAGAGCCACGGTGGTTTCCTTGGTATCCTGCAGCGAGCCTTGGCTCGCGCCTCTCCCCACATCTGGTTCGAACGATCCGAAGTGCGAGATCGTCACGCTGTCGCAAACAA GTTAAAGGAGCACGTGTCGAATCCGAAGAACCCTCCGATTTTGATATTCCCCGAAGGAACTTGCATCAACAACACGTCGGTGATGCAATTCAAGAAAGGCAGTTTCGAAGTGGGGAGTGTGATTTATCCGGTGGCCATCAAGTACGACCCGAAATTCGGGGACGCCTTCTGGAATAGCAGCAAATACTCGATGATGCAATATCTGTACATGATGATGACCAGTTGGGCGATTGTCTGTGACGTTTGGTATCTACCTCCCATGAGACAGAACGAAGGCGAGACTGCTATCGATTTCGCGAATAGAGTCAAGAGTGTCATCGCCAAACAGGGCGGACTGGTCGATTTGGTTTG GGACGGCCAGCTTAAGCGTACAAAGCCAAAGAAGGAGTGGCGCGAGAGGCAACAAGAAGAATTTAGCAAGAGACTCTTAAATTAG
- the Gpat4 gene encoding glycerol-3-phosphate acyltransferase 3 isoform X2: MAGILSLVWFVGSVLITPFLMILLCIVFLASIGKSLGVRRLYVKLLLVIFEFGRANIETAQRNAHKNEDSDEDETCSEDVDPPNNNEQRDQLVKQPNGLKKSNNGYVPNGNSVISRDDKLILVPEPPFTILKKDGELSESKEKYKEYDLSSIFDYLKVGMQDIIEDQVTSRFEAEELKNWNLLIRTNRRYEFISWKLTVMWVCGFFVRYFFLFPLRVTICFFGICWMVVSTAVIGCLPDSPVKRWINAKAYIISFRIMARSLTGLIHFHNKEYKPARGSVCVANHTTPCDVLTLSTDNCYSLIGQSHGGFLGILQRALARASPHIWFERSEVRDRHAVANKLKEHVSNPKNPPILIFPEGTCINNTSVMQFKKGSFEVGSVIYPVAIKYDPKFGDAFWNSSKYSMMQYLYMMMTSWAIVCDVWYLPPMRQNEGETAIDFANRVKSVIAKQGGLVDLVWDGQLKRTKPKKEWRERQQEEFSKRLLN, translated from the exons ATGGCGGGTATATTGTCACTGGTTTGGTTTGTTGGCTCCGTGCTAATAACACCGTTTTTGATGATTTTGTTATGTATCGTATTCCTCGCATCAATCGGAAAATCATTGGGAGTGCGAAGATTGTATGTTAAACTTCTCCTGGTCATATTCGAG TTTGGCCGCGCCAATATCGAAACCGCGCAAAGAAATGCCCACAAAAATGAAGACAGCGATGAAGACGAGACGTGCAGCGAAGACGTCGATCCTCCTAATAACAACGAGCAGAGAGACCAATTGGTGAAGCAACCGAACGGTTTGAAGAAGTCCAACAACGGTTACGTCCCCAATGGCAATTCGGTCATCAGCAGAGACGACAAATTAATTCTGGTACCAGAACCGCCCTTCACCATTCTGAAGAAGGATGGCGAACTGTCCGAAAGCAAA GAAAAATACAAAGAGTACGATTTGAGCAGCATTTTCGATTATCTGAAAGTCGGCATGCAAGATATCATCGAGGACCAAGTCACGTCGAGGTTCGAAGCTGAAGAACTGAAAAACTGGAATTTATTGATTCGCACAAATAGACGATACGAATTTATATCGTGGAAGCTGACCGTGATGTGGGTGTGCGGATTTTTCGTCCGATATTTCTTCTTGTTTCCGTTAAGAGTGACGATCTGCTTTTTTGGG ATATGTTGGATGGTAGTGAGCACGGCGGTGATCGGCTGTCTCCCTGACAGCCCCGTCAAAAGGTGGATCAACGCCAAGGCCTACATCATATCCTTCCGCATCATGGCTCGCTCCTTGACAGGGTTAATCCACTTCCACAACAAAGAGTACAAGCCGGCGAGGGGTTCGGTGTGCGTGGCTAATCACACCACCCCCTGCGACGTTCTCACTTTGTCCACAGATAACTGTTATTCGTTG aTTGGCCAGAGCCACGGTGGTTTCCTTGGTATCCTGCAGCGAGCCTTGGCTCGCGCCTCTCCCCACATCTGGTTCGAACGATCCGAAGTGCGAGATCGTCACGCTGTCGCAAACAA GTTAAAGGAGCACGTGTCGAATCCGAAGAACCCTCCGATTTTGATATTCCCCGAAGGAACTTGCATCAACAACACGTCGGTGATGCAATTCAAGAAAGGCAGTTTCGAAGTGGGGAGTGTGATTTATCCGGTGGCCATCAAGTACGACCCGAAATTCGGGGACGCCTTCTGGAATAGCAGCAAATACTCGATGATGCAATATCTGTACATGATGATGACCAGTTGGGCGATTGTCTGTGACGTTTGGTATCTACCTCCCATGAGACAGAACGAAGGCGAGACTGCTATCGATTTCGCGAATAGAGTCAAGAGTGTCATCGCCAAACAGGGCGGACTGGTCGATTTGGTTTG GGACGGCCAGCTTAAGCGTACAAAGCCAAAGAAGGAGTGGCGCGAGAGGCAACAAGAAGAATTTAGCAAGAGACTCTTAAATTAG
- the Gpat4 gene encoding glycerol-3-phosphate acyltransferase 4 isoform X3, whose protein sequence is MAGILSLVWFVGSVLITPFLMILLCIVFLASIGKSLGVRRLYVKLLLVIFEFGRANIETAQRNAHKNEDSDEDETCSEDVDPPNNNEQRDQLVKQPNGLKKSNNGYVPNGNSVISRDDKLILVPEPPFTILKKDGELSESKEKYKEYDLSSIFDYLKVGMQDIIEDQVTSRFEAEELKNWNLLIRTNRRYEFISWKLTVMWVCGFFVRYFFLFPLRVTICFFGVCWLTLCTALVGYVKDGEFKQKLNKYVSVVCFGILSNAISSVITYHNEENKPKSGICVANHTSPIDVLILMCDNCYSLIGQSHGGFLGILQRALARASPHIWFERSEVRDRHAVANKLKEHVSNPKNPPILIFPEGTCINNTSVMQFKKGSFEVGSVIYPVAIKYDPKFGDAFWNSSKYSMMQYLYMMMTSWAIVCDVWYLPPMRQNEGETAIDFANRVKSVIAKQGGLVDLVWDGQLKRTKPKKEWRERQQEEFSKRLLN, encoded by the exons ATGGCGGGTATATTGTCACTGGTTTGGTTTGTTGGCTCCGTGCTAATAACACCGTTTTTGATGATTTTGTTATGTATCGTATTCCTCGCATCAATCGGAAAATCATTGGGAGTGCGAAGATTGTATGTTAAACTTCTCCTGGTCATATTCGAG TTTGGCCGCGCCAATATCGAAACCGCGCAAAGAAATGCCCACAAAAATGAAGACAGCGATGAAGACGAGACGTGCAGCGAAGACGTCGATCCTCCTAATAACAACGAGCAGAGAGACCAATTGGTGAAGCAACCGAACGGTTTGAAGAAGTCCAACAACGGTTACGTCCCCAATGGCAATTCGGTCATCAGCAGAGACGACAAATTAATTCTGGTACCAGAACCGCCCTTCACCATTCTGAAGAAGGATGGCGAACTGTCCGAAAGCAAA GAAAAATACAAAGAGTACGATTTGAGCAGCATTTTCGATTATCTGAAAGTCGGCATGCAAGATATCATCGAGGACCAAGTCACGTCGAGGTTCGAAGCTGAAGAACTGAAAAACTGGAATTTATTGATTCGCACAAATAGACGATACGAATTTATATCGTGGAAGCTGACCGTGATGTGGGTGTGCGGATTTTTCGTCCGATATTTCTTCTTGTTTCCGTTAAGAGTGACGATCTGCTTTTTTGGG GTATGCTGGTTGACTCTGTGTACGGCGTTGGTTGGGTACGTGAAGGATGGCGAGTTCAAGCAAAAGCTAAATAAGTACGTGTCAGTTGTGTGCTTTGGAATTTTGTCCAACGCTATATCTTCGGTTATTACCTATCATAACGAAGAGAACAAGCCGAAGAGCGGGATATGTGTAGCCAATCACACGTCGCCGATCGACGTACTTATATTAATGTGCGATAATTGTTATTCTCTG aTTGGCCAGAGCCACGGTGGTTTCCTTGGTATCCTGCAGCGAGCCTTGGCTCGCGCCTCTCCCCACATCTGGTTCGAACGATCCGAAGTGCGAGATCGTCACGCTGTCGCAAACAA GTTAAAGGAGCACGTGTCGAATCCGAAGAACCCTCCGATTTTGATATTCCCCGAAGGAACTTGCATCAACAACACGTCGGTGATGCAATTCAAGAAAGGCAGTTTCGAAGTGGGGAGTGTGATTTATCCGGTGGCCATCAAGTACGACCCGAAATTCGGGGACGCCTTCTGGAATAGCAGCAAATACTCGATGATGCAATATCTGTACATGATGATGACCAGTTGGGCGATTGTCTGTGACGTTTGGTATCTACCTCCCATGAGACAGAACGAAGGCGAGACTGCTATCGATTTCGCGAATAGAGTCAAGAGTGTCATCGCCAAACAGGGCGGACTGGTCGATTTGGTTTG GGACGGCCAGCTTAAGCGTACAAAGCCAAAGAAGGAGTGGCGCGAGAGGCAACAAGAAGAATTTAGCAAGAGACTCTTAAATTAG